Below is a genomic region from Miscanthus floridulus cultivar M001 chromosome 1, ASM1932011v1, whole genome shotgun sequence.
TGGAGAATTATTAGTTGTAAATGATTCCTCATGTTTAAAAAGAGTAAATATGATTAGATCTTTTTGAATTTGATGAGATTTATTTTTGCTTTCTAACGCGTCTGCGAAGACACCATCCTTATAACTTTGTTTTCTCTTTCACCCTAGCACGAATTCATTCGGTCACATCACATAGAAAAAAAGCAAAGTCGTCTTTTCCCTTTTCTATTTGTTTTCCTGAGCTTATAAAGCCAACTGGGGAAGTCACTGCGAGAAAAAAAAAGTGGAAAGGCACCGGGGAAAAAAAAGAATCCGAGCGCAGGAATATCCTATACACTACGCTTATCACCACGTGGAATATCCTATAGAAAGTGAGGGTTTGAGAGCACCTCACTGTCAGAGTGTCACTTCACTTGGTTCCTCTTCCTCCCCGTGGCACCGAGGGTCACTGCGGTGGGCCAGGCGGCCAGCGGGTGGGGATGTTAACCCGCACCGTTCTTATCTGGCTCATGGACGCACAGACGCGTGGTTTACTTCCCAGAGCTTATCACCACCTCGGCCCACGGCCCTGCTATCGCTTACCACTAGCAGCCATTGCAGATCGAAAAGCACTTGCGATCATGTCAAATCGTGACAGAAAATACGCTGCCACCGCATCAGATATCGACCCGGGAAGGCGAAAAGGGAGGAGACAGCGTCGCCCGgctcccggccaagagcaaacaTTCGCCGGATCGGATGCAAATTCTAGGGCGGTGCCAACGCGGGAGCTCACGTTCACCGACGCGTCCAAATCAGACGAAACCGTCGCGCATCCGCGGCCGGGCCTACGGTTTTGCGAGCGTCTGAACGGAGACGACGGCGGCTGCTTGGACATTTGAAGAGCGAGCGCGACTGGTTGGGAGTCTTGGGACGGACAATTGATCAAGTCTGGAGCGTTCGCTGAGAAACGACCATGCTGTCCGTGTTCCATTCACAGCTCTTTTTGTTGCAGACTTGCAATGTTGGTGTTAGGTATCCAAGTCACAGTATAATCTCACACGTTTAACATGACCCGGTGATCTTGAAAGGCTTTCGATAGATATATACTTCAACAATACTTTTTAgcgaacgaatagtatttttctctcacaacatttcactATATTAATCAGATGAATGTAGTCTACCCTAAATACACAAGGCAAGGGTTCTGATCTTTGCGATCTGGATTTGCGATGCTGGGTATGCTTTGTGATTTTTGGGGTGGAGCTCACGGTGACgtgtcgaggaggaggaggacggtggTGTAACCAATGGATTCAGATTTATATAGCCAAAAAATGACAAAAGAAGAGATTTAACAACGCCCGTGACAAATGCGGATGACTTGTCGCCTCATCGGGGATACGCTCCAATCAAACCGTTTCGCGGAGTGGTCACTGACTCACTGGTCAATACTcttaatcttttcttttttttttggaagaaaGTAATCCTATAATATAAAATGATGCAAAGCATCTAGAAGCAAAGCAAAACGTATAACGGGTCGGCCGCCAAAGCAGTGCTCGGTAGCGGACAATTATTGTAGTCGTGGGCAGCAAAGCAACCGGACCACCGCCGTCCTTGCTCacttggctgcctgctcggcatTTGGACGCCGGCCGGCCGCTGCCGTGCCGTGGTTATAAAAGTCAACAGCCTCCGCCCACCACCCCTGTCTGCTAACTTGCTAAGCTAAGCTAAAGGGAACCCCACCCCGCCCCCAACGGCCcaacctccacctcccggcgcctcctcctcctcctcctccacctcctcacccCGGCGCGGCGTTCTATGGCCTATACCTCCTCCTTCCACCTCCCCAAGCACCTCCTCCTCCCCAGCTCCCGCCGAACAAGGCACAGCAGGCCCTCCTCCTTCGTCtccgtccccgtccccgcggcAGCCAACAAGATCAACGGCGGCGTGAACGGCCATCACGCGCCCGAGAAGCCGGCACCCAACGGCAAGGCACCACAACACATCAACGCCCACGGTAAGAAGGGCGTCAACGGGCAGGGCGCCAAGAAGGGCGTCAACGGGCACGTCAACGGGCATACGGACCGGATCCACCTCTCGGTGAGCACGGGCGGTGGGGGCGGGGGTCGCCAGGACGGCTCCGGGCTCCGCGTGGCGTTCCAGGGCGCGCCGGGCGCCTACAGCGAGTTCGCGGCCAAGACGGCGCTGCCCGGGTGCGAGACGGTCCCGTGCCGCGCGttcgcggacgcgctggcggccgTGGAGCGCGGCGCCGCAGACCGCGCCGTCCTCCCTGTGGAGTCCACCATGGAAGGCACCGCGCTGCGGAACTACGACCTGCTGCTGCGGCACGGCCTGGTGGTGGTGCAGGAGATCAACCTCTTCGTTCACTACTGCCTGCTGGCCATGCCCGGGGTGCGAGCCGCCGAGGTGCGCCGCGTCATCAGCCACCCGATGGCGCTGGCGCACTGCGGCCGCGCGCTGGCGCGGCTCGGGGTGGACCCGGAGCCCGTGGAGGACACGGCGGGCGCCGTCGAGATGCTGCGCTCCGAACGGATGCTCGACACCGCCGCCATCGCCAGCCCGCGCGCCGCCGACCTGTACGGCCTCGACGTCCTCGCGCACGGGCTCCAGGACGAGTCCTGGAACGTCACGCGCTTCCTGCTCCTCTCCAGGCCGCCCGTCGCCGCGCCGCCcgtggacgccgccgccgcgggcgccAAGACCAGCATGGTGGTCGCGCACCGGGGCGGCTCCATGATGGTGGTGCTCAAGGTGCTCTCCGCCTTCTCCTCCCGCAACAtcaacctcaccaagctggaggtcATCAACAACGACGGCGCCGCGGCTGCCGGATCTGGCGCTGGCGCCCGCCCGTCAGTGATGATCCTGGACACGAGCGCCCGGGGCGCGCCGACGCTGCGCGCGTTCCCGCACGTCCTGTACGTGGACTGCGAGGGCGCCGCGCACGACCCGCGCGTCCGCGAGGCCATCCAGGAGATCGAGACGTTCGCTGTCTTCGTGCGCGTGCTTGGCTGCTACGCCGCCGACTCCACCGTCTACGACCTGCAGTGACTTTAAGGTTCAGCATCGTAATGGTGAACCAGAGCAGTCGGAATTTAGCTAGCCAGTCTGCCGTGATTTCGCTGTTAATTGGACGAAGCTGTCAGATCTAGCTAGTAGTATTCAGAAACCAGCTTCACTTAGTTAGATTAGTTGCTTGCTTATGCGTAATTTTTGTACAGATGCAATAAGCATCTTCCTATAAATGCTCCTGGATTAGGTTGAAGCTTGGTGATGATGCCGGCTGAAGGATGTTTCTACTAAGATGTACGTATTGTTGTTGGTCATGACTGGATTCTCTCTTGTAAATTTCTCGTGCTATAGGTATTGTTATGTTACAAACTTTCATTCTGCTATTGCAGGGCTAGGATGTTGAGAATCGAAATCATGTAtgaccttgtttagttccaaaaagtttttccaaaaaatgctacagtagccatcacatcgaatcttgcgatacgtatatagagcattaaatgtagacgaaaaaaaactaattgcacagtttggttggaaatcgcgagatgaacgttttgagcctaattagtccatgattgaatactaattgttaaataaaaacaaaagtgctacagtagtcaaattcccaaatttcaccaaactaaacacagcctatgtAATGTTTTCACTTTTCAGCACTGAACTTTCTGCGTTGATATGCAGATCCACTGATgtgtttacaaaaaaaaaaagtggagtattttattttaatttatggTTCCGACCACCGGAACTCACGTCACCCCGTAATTGTTTGGCAACAATATGTTAAGGCCACCACGAGTTTAACGAGTCTCTCTGCTTATCGACTAGTAAACCGTTTCTAAATCTTTTAtggggtgtttggtttgaagaacaAGGTGATTCTCACTCCTTACTTTTTGTAGTTGGTTTGTTGAAAGGAATGAGTGGAGGTATCACCACCTCATTTCTCATAAACCATTAATTAATATATGCATGAGAAATGGATTGATTTCACcaaaggtcttgtttagttctaaaaagtttttccaaaaagtgctacagtcgccatcacatcgaatcttgcgatacgtgtatgaagcattaaatatagatgaaaaaaaactaattgcacagtttggttggaaatcgcgagacgaacgttttgagcctaattagtccatgattgaatactaattgtcaaataaaaacgaaagtgctacagtggccGAATTCTCAAATTTCATCCAACTAAACAAGCCCAAAATTTATAGGATGGACTCACGATGTATCACCTCATGAAGCATGGGGTGATTCCATAAATCAAATACACCATTAGCAGCTGATCTGGACTAATTATCAGTCTCCTGGCTCGGTTGCGGAATCTGACGAATTTCTGAGTCCAAGTGGGTggggtggtggggggggggggggggggggggggggggtgctctCTGTCCAGGGATCCCGGATCCCCAGGCGGAATCTTGTGCATCACTCGGGAATCTGTAAACTACTGTACTTTGTCTGTTTTGTGCGAGATGATTGGAGCACCCCGTGGTTTCGGAGACGTGTTACCGCGTGATTCGATTTCAGAATTCAGAATTAGGTCCGTTCGCTTCCTCCGGAATAGTTCCGACTGGATCTTTAGTTTATAATTATATAAGATTTCATCCGCCAGAACCAATCCTAGCGTCATACTGTGCCAAATCGAACGAGCCCTTAGGCGTCGTTCGGTTAACCGTTTCCGGCTCTTCAATGCCAGAATTGATTTCAGTCTGGTGTAAATTATTAAATAGTTATCGATCAGAAACAATTCCATATCATTCCGGGCTCAAACAAACAAACGGGCCCTTAATTATTTTACTCTACGGAGCAGTCGTGCTCGCAGAGTCGCAAGCAAGGCCGGTGGTCCCGTCTCCCGTGCTGCTTtgtggggctggctggctgctgGTAGGAGTAGGTAGTGCGCCGTGGTAGCGTCTAGGCATTACCATCCACGGCACATGCTATGTTACTGAGGCTGTTTCCAAAAAGTTAGTATTATAGTAGCCACcacattgaatcttgcgatacgtgtatgaagcattaaatatagacgaaaaaaactaattgcacagtttggttgaaaatcacgagacgaacattttttagcctaattagtctatgattaaacactaattactaaataaaaataaaagtagccaaattttcaaatttcgtGCACTAAACACAGCGGGAAAGAAAAATCTGACCAAACGTACCTCTCGGTGATAAGTGCGTGTCCTGATCCTCTGCACCATATACGGACCCCATCCCAGATCAAGATCCCACTACAGCCACAAGAAATGAAGAAAAGGACGGTAGTAATTCCAACCCTAACCAATTTCGCCTCTCCGATTACAAGTGTCAGAGCGAGCTCTCGTCGAACCGGGGGATATTCTGGTATCCGATGTGCGAATTTTCACATGTTTAGCGTGGTAGCCGCGGAGCACAGGGCATCTGGCGTGTGCGTGGTCACGTCTAGTCCAGGGAACGGACGCTACACGAACACGACAGGCTTGGTGCTTTCCGCCCTCCGTAGCTGTAGCTTACCGTTTCCCTTCGACACCCACAACTTATCAGGACAAGGAGCGGACGCCCAAGCCCAAAGAtctgctgcagctgcagctgcagctgcagaccATGGAGCGGAATATGTACCCGATTGATGAGAGCCCCATCAGCTGAACTGCCGGACGGTGCGCGATGCGTCCTCCACCCACATGCCACATGGGCCTGTTGTTGGATTCCCATAAATAATCATGCAGGGAGGTGGGGAGTGTGGCGCCACGGGCCCCATGGCTGAATCCCTGCTCTCCCGTGAAGCTGGAGGAGTGGGAATCCGCCGGCAATCCGGCCTCGGGGCCCTGAATCATGGGAGGCAACCACCGGCGTGCACAGGTCTGTCAAGGTTCATTATTGCGCTTCTTCCCTGTGTACCAATCGTGAGCGTTCCGCTGGTATTATTCAGACACTGTTTATGCTGAAATTTATTGTTTATGCTGaaatattataagagaaaaacattgcTTCGGCTGGAAAAAACAAGTGAACTAGCCAGCCGAATATCACCAGCCGAACACTGCTCT
It encodes:
- the LOC136487042 gene encoding arogenate dehydratase 2-like is translated as MAYTSSFHLPKHLLLPSSRRTRHSRPSSFVSVPVPAAANKINGGVNGHHAPEKPAPNGKAPQHINAHGKKGVNGQGAKKGVNGHVNGHTDRIHLSVSTGGGGGGRQDGSGLRVAFQGAPGAYSEFAAKTALPGCETVPCRAFADALAAVERGAADRAVLPVESTMEGTALRNYDLLLRHGLVVVQEINLFVHYCLLAMPGVRAAEVRRVISHPMALAHCGRALARLGVDPEPVEDTAGAVEMLRSERMLDTAAIASPRAADLYGLDVLAHGLQDESWNVTRFLLLSRPPVAAPPVDAAAAGAKTSMVVAHRGGSMMVVLKVLSAFSSRNINLTKLEVINNDGAAAAGSGAGARPSVMILDTSARGAPTLRAFPHVLYVDCEGAAHDPRVREAIQEIETFAVFVRVLGCYAADSTVYDLQ